Within Diospyros lotus cultivar Yz01 chromosome 15, ASM1463336v1, whole genome shotgun sequence, the genomic segment TTGGGGGCCCTCATGGAGAGACAAATTTACTTATATCTCCTTGGAGAGTCATCGTGATTGACACACTTTGCTTTCCAATCACAGTTCTATAATGTTTGCTACAAAGAGGCATGAGGTATGATGTTCTGTAATAAACCTACCATCTGCTGGAGAGCCTGTACACTCTTCTTGTGTTGCCTCTAAAAAGCCTCATAGTCAATTAGAGAGATAATAGGGGGAGCTAATTTGGAGGTTCTCAAGACCCCAAATGGAAGGGTCTCTCATGGTGTTTGAGTGTTTTTGGGAGATTGGACTTCAAGTCTTTCTCGACTTTATTAGTTTCCATCCACAAGTGATCTTGTATAAGCCATTATTAATTTGCTTTAGCTTTTCGATCAAGTTTTTCACAGATAGTGCTAATTGTTGTcattaaaatacaacaataaaatttgtattgagGGAATTATCTTAAGGTTTTTAAGAATCTACAAGACAAAAGTTGGTCAAAGGGCGTACAAAATTTTCCCATATGAatccttcgatgcttaagttagattaATCGAAAACCAAAGAAGAATGCATAAAGTTTTTGTATAACTTTTTGATATAGTTAGAGAGTAGGGgtaacccctatttatagatgtgATCGCTATCAGATAGAGGGAAAGGGCCCGATCTCTCGGAAAGTCCTTTCTTATGGTCCTTGAAGCAAGCTTGCCAAAGGGTCTCACCGGACCTCTTCAGTTGGAAAAGTCTCCCAGTCTTTTATGTCCTTTTCTTTTTAGACTTTTGTACTTGTCTTGGATTGAGTTTTTGGGCCCATTTTGGTTGGCATATCAGCTATGtactatattattatttttttaatttttaagaaatattgtttggtaaaattacacaaaaatacaTGTTAAACTACTTAAAAAATACCTTCCTTTTATAATTGagctaatatttattatttatttgtatcatTAATAAACACTCGAATCTGTCTCTATACGACTGTCAATAATCTGCATATATCTTTGGAGCtagaatttgagttttaatCCGTGATGTACTTGTCCAAGTCGTTAGCCTAGGTGTGATGGATCGTAGTTTACAAAGAGAGTGAAACGCTCCGACCAAAGACTATTGCAATGCAGACTCCTTGATTtccaagtaaaaaaaaaaacattaataaaCACCACATAATACTAAATAGAAGTTGAAAATGGATAAAGAAAAGCAAGGATAATTAAAGTGAATAGGAAATAAATAGTATGTCTTTCTCTATGCATGCTAGTGGGCGGTGGGGTTCAAGGAAAGCGGAAATCATTGACGTCGTCACCTATGCTTAGTAGGGTGGGTCACATCAAGGTCATAGATAGGTGGTTCTCTAGTACAAATAAATGGGAAAGTAGTACCTTCTGTTGGTGGCAAAAAGCTTAACGCAAACCTAATGTCATAAGCCAGATCAAGACTAATCATCCCCCCTCCtcctattatatatatttgggatAATCACTTTAATGCGATTTTTGATATTTATGCTCACTTTTATGTGAATTTTAATATTCGTGTTGTCGATTatgttagaaaaaataaattataagtatGAGTCTTTGTCTCACTGCATAAAATGAGGATAAAACTCATGACCTATCAAAGTGGCACCGATATATCATTTACTCGATCAATCGACGTCTCCTAAGAACTCCAATCATATATacttgaaaaatgttattagtACACTCATTTTATATATCTTGTGCTACATAAGGGagtattatgataaaaaaattcctTATGAAATGCATAGAGACACTTGAGGCGtaaggtattttggtcataatatccccttatataatttaagatgtacaaaatataaGTACACCTAACATGATTCTATATACTTTCGGGCAAGAATCTCTTCTATTGGTATTGGTATGGGACTTAACCCTCTTTACTTGGAAAAAGAATATGGAGCCGACAGAAACAACCAACCGAACCAACCAAATGAATGAAAGACAGAAAGCAAAACTGTGCAGCAGATGAAGCGGATGTGCATCGCCATCTCTGAATTAACAACAACGGAGCACCAAATgtcaataaaataaagaaataataaatagaataaGCTGCGGTGCAATTGGATTCGATCCAGATCTTCGTCTCTCGTCTCGTCTCTCTCCCGTTCTCTTCTATAAACAAAACATGGCTCTGCAAATCCCAAAGCAACGCATCCACTCTTCCCAATGccgccttcttcttccttaagcaacaatcccttcttcttcttcttcttcctttctctcattctcttctcttcttcttgttccgCCATTGATGCACAGGGCCAAACTCTCTTAGCATGGAAAGCCAGCCTCAAGAGCTCCACCGACGTTCTCGCGTCCTGGAATCCCTCCGACCAAAGTCCATGCAACTGGTTTGGAATCCACTGCAACTCCAATGGCGATGTGGTGAAGATAAGCCTCGTTTCAGTCGATGTCCAGGGCCGATTGCCGTCAAATCTCCAGCCGCTCAGCTCACTGGCTTCTCTCATCCTCTCGTCGGCCAATCTCACCGGAACCATCCCCAAACAATTCGGAGACTACCTGGAACTTACCGTCATTGACATTGCTGATAATTCTATCTCCGGAGAAATCCCGCCGGAGATTTGCAGGCTGAGAAAGTTGCGGAGTTTGTTACTTGACGGCAATTTTCTGGAAGGCGAAATCCCGTCCGCCATTGGAAACCTCTCGAGTTTGGTGCATTTTACGCTCTACGACAATCGGCTGAGCGGCGAAATCCCGAAGAGCATCGGGAAATTGAGCAATCTGGAGGTTTTCCGGGCCGGAGGAAATCGGAATATTCGGGGCGAGCTGCCATGGGAGATCGGAAACTGCTCCAACTTGGCCTTTTTAGGCCTCGTCGAGACCGCCATTTCCGGTAGCCTTCCGCCATCGATTGGGAAACTGAAGAAAATACAAACCATTGCCATTTATAGGTCCCAGTTGTCGGGTCCTATCCCGGAAGAGATTGGCAATTGCAGCGAGCTGAAGAACCTCTACTTGCATCAAAATTCAGTCTCAGGTGAAATTCCCGGCCGAATTCGGGAGCTGGGAAATCTTCGGAGCCTGTTGCTATGGCAGAACGCCATGGTCGGCACAATTCCGAACCAGCTCGGAGACTGCAGAGAACTCGCCGTCTTGGACCTGTCGGAGAATCTCTTAGCCGGCAGCATTCCGGCGAGCTTCGGAAAGCTTTCGGGGCTTCGAGAGCTTCTGCTGAGCGATAACCAGTTATCAGGTTCGATCCCTCGTGAACTCTGCAACTGCACCGCTTTGAATTACCTGGAACTCGACAACAATCATCTTTCCGGCGAAATTCCCGATTCAATCGGCAACTTGAAGACCCTGAATCTGTTCTTCGCCTGGCAGAATAATCTCACAGGAAAAATTCCGGAATCCATATCGGAATGCCGGAATCTGGAATTTCTAGACCTTTCTTTCAACAATCTGTTGGGTCCAATCCCAAAGCAAATCTTTGCATTAAGAAACCTCACCAAGCTGCTGCTACTTGACAATGATTTTTCCGGCATTATACCGCCGGAGATTGGAAACTGCTCGAGCTTGTATCGGTTCCGGGTGAACCAAAACCGGCTTTCCGGCACTGTTCCATTGGAGATCGGAAATTtgacaaatttgaattttctcgACATGAGCTTCAACAAATTTGTGGGAGAGATTCCGCTTTCGATTTCAGGATGCAGAAATCTTGAATTTCTTGATCTCCATTCAAATGGGTTCTCTGGTTCTCTGCCTTACACTCTGCCTCAGAGCTTACAGTTGGTCGATTTTTCGGATAATTTGCTTACCGGTCCCCTGCCACTCAGTGTTTTTGGTTCGTTAATTCAACTAACTAAACTCAATCTTGGGAAGAATCAGCTTTCCGGGGGGATTCCGGCGGAAATCTCGGACTGCAGTAAGCTTCAACTGTTGGATCTCGGAAACAATGGCTTCTCCGGTGAAATTCCAAAAGAATTGGGCAAAATCCCAGCACTCGAGATCTCTCTCAATCTGAGCTGGAACCAGTTGGCAGGGGAGATCCCATTCGAAATCTCGGGTCTAACCAAACTGGGAATACTTGATCTCTCGCACAATAAGCTTGCCGGAAACCTGAACGTCCTCACAAGCCTTCAAAACCTTGTATCCTTGAATGTCTCATTCAATGACTTCTCCGGTGAATTGCCTGACACACCATTCTTCCATAACCTCCCGATGAGTAACCTGGCTGGAAACCAAGCTCTGTTCATCCCCAGTGGGGTTGTTACTCCTGCCGACAAAATGGGAGCTCTAGGCCACGCCAAATCCACGATGAAGCTGGCAATGACAATTCTCGTCGGTGTCAGCGCGGTGCTAGTGCTGTTAGCAATCTATGTCTTGGTTCGTGTGCGTGTGGCCAGCGATGGATCCACAAGCGTTGACAGTTGGGAAGTAACGCTTTATCAGAAGATGGAATTCTCCATTGATGAAATACTGCAGAGCCTAACATCTGCAAATGTGATTGGCACTGGAAGCTCTGGCGTGGTGTATAGGGTGACAATTGGAAGAGGGGAACCACTGGCGGTGAAGAAGATGTGGTCCTCAGAGGAGTCTGGAGCATTCGAATCAGAGATTCGAACACTAGGATCAATCAGGCACAGGAACATCGTGCGCCTGCTTGGCTGGGGATCAAACCGGGCCATGAAACTGCTGTTCTACGATTACCTCCCTAATGGAAGCTTGAGCTCACTCCTTCATGGTGCCGGCAAGGGAGGAGCAGAATGGGAGTTGCGATATGATGCTGTTTTAGGCGTTGCACATGCCCTTGCGTACTTGCACCACGATTGCTTGCCTCCTATGATTCATGGAGATGTCAAGGCCATGAATGTTCTATTAGGCCCTCATTTCGAACCATATCTAGCCGACTTTGGGCTGGCCAGGATTGTCAATGCTGACAATGTTGATTGCTCAAGACACGCTGAGAGGCCACTCCTTGCCGGTTCCTATGGCTACATGGCTCCAGGTAAATTTGACCTAGTGTTCAATTACTCTCCATATGGTAACATAAGTTTTTAACCCAAATGTGTTTTTCATGGCATTGCAGAACATGGTTTGATGCCAAGGATCACTGAGAAGAGCGATGTGTACAGCTTTGGCGTGGTCCTGCTAGAGGTCTTGACAGGGAGGCATCCCCTGGACCCGACTCTGCCAGGGGGCGCGAACTTAGTTCTGTGGGTGCGTGATCATCTGCGTGCCAAAGGCAATCCCATTGACATTCTTGACCCAAAGCTCATAGGAAGGCCGGATCCTCAGATGCACGAAATGCTGCAAACGCTGGCTGTTTCGTGTCTCTGCACCAGCGTGCAGCCTCATGATCGTCCAGCGATGAAGGATGTGGCTGCAATGCTGAAGGAGATTCGACATGTTGAGGCGACAAGGCCTGAGCCTGATTTACTCCTCAAGGGTGGCATGGCAATCCCGGCTCGAAATGCGGGGTTGCAAGGGTCTTCTTCTAGCTGTTCCTTGGCCTTCTCTGAGGATTCAATCCAATGAAAATAAGGCTGGATGAGTTTATAATATAAGCCTCTGCTCCGCCTAGTTCTGTTGTAGATTGAATTGGGAAACTAGTGTTGAGGGAAGAAATTTAAGTGTAAGAGTTGAAACAGATTATGGAAAAGAAGAGAATTAAGAGCAAGTATTGAGAGAATTAAGAGTTGAAACAGTTTTAAGTGTTTTCTCCTCCTTTATGAGGTAGTTTacttactttaatatatatatatatatatatatattttttcattttcatctaacAATGATTACTAAGCAGATACCCATTACTAATTTAACTTacataaaaattagaaaataaattctctaaaaataatttatcttctaaACTATGTTTTGGTCACTATATAGATGGTCCAACTATTAGATTCTTactaaaagtttaaaaatgaaACGACGCAAAAATAAATTGAACAGTTaaagtaattttcaaaattcaaaaataattttttttatttatgtaaataaaacaTCATTTATGAAATATTATATGCTCAAATTTGGCAATGAGAAGGAGAAAATTTAAGGTTgccttatttttttgttttgtttttatataaatatcaacCTCTAGTTTGACACATAAATCGACCCAATTGTTAAAATTGCTATGATGTcattttattatgaattttatcaaGCACAATTTGATTAAGCTAAACaatttagagaaaataaaaaaaaaagaggggttTATCCTCGACATCCACgatcatataataataaaataattcattaaatatagTTTTAAATGAAAAACTACAAAACATTCAAATTAGATTTTGGATATATTGTAATGATCCGTTAGTGCGTTTGAGTGTTAACtatgagaataaaatattttctttgttgAGCCATTATTTTTGAAGGATTAAGTGTGATATTTTTTAGTTGGTTTGACtcataagataaaatagtgaaAAAGTCACGGATTTGACTTTGACGAAAATGGGACCCACGACTATGCGAGGTATGTGTGTAgaatattatatgaaaaatggaaaagaagagaacGATGTATTTACATAAAgaggatttatttaaaagaattatttgatatttgaaattgaagtatttacataaaaagggatttcttcttccatccaattcttctcttctcccattttcttttattctctctttgaaattgAAGTTGTAGATTCAAATTCGTGGGATTAGCAATTGGAATCTTCGGTGGATTCATCCAAATAGAGGCAAGTTCTTGCTTACacttatttttcatctttgatGTGTAAGttccttcttatttttctttctttcctttcttgttgGATGCAAGTTTTTGGTTCCTCCCTTTGCTTCTTTATTCCTTGATGATGTTGAGTTGAGGGTTAAAGTTTggaaaattttacaatttttggagaaaaagtcATGTTGGTGCCTATGTAGAAAGTAATGTAAATCTCCCTCCTCTTtggtttatttttgttggtttcaATTGGATTGCGGGATTGAGGTTATTTTACTTCATAACATGTAAATATTTGATGTATTTAGAGTTGGGATGAGGTATTGGATGATTTGGAAAGGATTTGGGCGATTTTTAGGTGTTCTGCTTTGTTAGTTCGAGTTTCTGGGTTGTTGAGTCGACTCGGTGGCATTCCAAGTTGACTCGGCACTTTTAGCTCTTGGCCAAGTCGACTTAAGGGTGATTCAAGTTGACTCGGCATCATTCGAGTTGACTCGGCACAAGTCGACTCAGATTGCGCATGTTCCACTATTTTAGTGATAACTTTTTGTATAGATATTCAATTGACAAATCGTTTAAATTGTTGTAAACTAGATTCGATAGGATTCAATTTGGTACATAATTTGGGGGTATTTGGACAAAAATTGGAGGAGTTGGATCCCTATGAACTAGCAATTAGAAATCTAAATCTTCAGTTCTAATTCAATAATGTTTTGGTGCTTGGGGCATAACTACTTGTGGTGATATCCAAAATGAAATCCATATTTTGTGCCATAGTCTAGATGTTGTAGACTTGATTTTGATAAGCTAATTGAGTAATTTGGGTATGAGTTGAGTTCATAGCACCCCTATCAAATTCTATTTAGATACTAGAATTCTTCTGTTATGGGAGATTTACCTCACCCCAGTTTTatggaataaatatttttctttgggctatGATGAGAACCATTGAGGGGTTAAGAGGTGATGCTTCTAGTTGTGATTCCCTAGCCAGTTGGGAGAATCTTATTTGGCATTTCTTGACGTGTCTTGTTTTAATGGCCGAGTAGGGCTTGATCTCTTTACGTTTCTTTGCGAAATGATGCTGAACCTTAATGAGGTAGGTTCTAGATGGTTTTATTTGGGGTTGTgtggtattttaatttattttctattacaCATTGTATGGTGATGCATTGGGATATTAAGCTATGAGTTTACATACATCTAGAATCATGCTTTGTATTCGGTAGaggtgtgagcattggcatgacacagttGACTTGCGAGTACCGACCTATGTATTATAGATGAGCATACAAGCATGGAGCATTTGTATGTGTGAGTTCTTATGTAGACGTagttgttagtgtaggtgctctagacccaatcagattgggtatgttgtacattgacaattgtaatcatgtttattattgaataagaagttattcaattttacaaagaagtcgttctattagtttcttgttattattgtaataaccgaatgaaactagatagaagttcatatgatgtatactgtgattaatctataaagatgtgagatgatgcatcacagtttctagacatcattaaacgtctcaagttgtagcaatgtcaagaatgaacattaacaattgcggtaagacttgtatgttctatgtttttgttatgtgatagcaatgggggtctcacacccataagcatggggatgtctagacaagtacataggtgaccgatgttggagaacgtgtcactggacatgactcgccatgagaatttattttggttaaatgttgatggtattcttatacgagatgtgtgtaactaatccttggacctgaggttgtcacgatcatctcataagaagaccggtatgctttgacatcgtttcgatggacctagataaaggctgcacgtgggcgatagTTGGACATaccgtgaggcttatggagatgggtgcataaccaagatgagactcgtctatcccttgatagagaatgatgtatctaaggtgccttcagtagatattcactttaaatccatggccatggtgaaagagatcaataatgagttattgattcactttctattaagtgaagatatctagaggaccgaagaaaacttatgtgatcgtaatcaagcaacacatcgccaacttgagatcacataggatacattgacgagaggatcgaattacacggtagccatgctcgtgaaaggttatttgcggattatgaatccttctgaataattgggtaggcatgatgccttgctagagaccaatcttgtcttatgtgttagtaccgacacattgccaacatattcggaagcctaatgagtcatgcctaataggcacggtccttggcttaaaccagaagagcggacgtatggttaagtgggacacttcagcaagaagttatgccattgtaggttctcacggaaaaagaacaaatagacgtaatgacgtcgatatgacgagggatcgtcataaaggaaagagttttctaaaatgacaattgattaaattaaaaatgagtttctaatttaataattttatatttattagagtggcaaataggaaataaaatatatttgggcttaagttaatattttgactaaattggatttgggccaaatattaaattaaatattatatttggattaaattagatttggaccaaatattaaatattatatttgggttaaattagatttggaccaaatattaaatattatatttgggttaaattagatttggatcaaatattaaataataaatattttggcttgaattagatttgggctaaatattttataaatggatttgggccacttaattatatttctagttggattagaataagtccacttaagattctagtttaactaggattaatgggctagcccaatctattagggtttaagaaaccctaggatgttttctttataaatatccctttatgagTTGCCCAAAGATAATGGTTGGTTgtgtggtttttcaagagttgaaaaatgaatgccattcactcttccccgtttctttttggcatcgatttgaaacgtggacgtttttttccgtccatacacaaactgcaaaaaggagaaggagctagcactcctattccactctccttaccaacggacgcgtgccgcgcatcacgagttagagaccggatgcttggacggctcaaatccacgaacgacttaaaaatctaaaggttagatttattttatttgtatgtgaatgatttaatttcgacattgatccaacCGCCGGGATTGAGGTaaggtttaaaatttttgaactacactgcttgccccatagcgatcttgctttactttcaatagcatggcctgatgcttggcttatgggggccttgacatcacgtttatgttGCATAAACCGTTGCATttccttatttgttgcatttaaTGATGAGGATGTGGGACTttggggaatgatctggtgtataccttGGAGGTCTTTAGATATAGAAGTTATTTGGGCCCGGTAGGGAATAATCTGGTGTATACTCCACAGGTGTACTTTGAGACTTCaaggaatgatctggtgtataccttAGAAGTCTATGGTAGCCTATACTGGGCTACAATAGGTTTGTATGCCAGACTTAGGCGCCAGTATATGTCTTATGTAGGCCCTAAGGACTATTTGTGTGCATTGGTACATTTACGTTATGATTTGGCATTGTGGTACATGGCATAACTTGGCATGCGAAACATGGTATGATTTGGGGGATGGTTATGGGCGAGTTAGTTATTAGCcctattaaccttttctttctatatacttactgagtcttgtgactcactcttactttacatcattccaggtaagcgTGGAAAGGCAGTCGGGGGTGGGTTCAACCAATCTTAGTTTTCCCTATGATAGATGTTGTGTACAGAGGCACCCTAATTGGAAGATTCTTGGGCATTCTGTCTTGTTTTGAGTCTAGGAAGGATATGATCTTGTTATGCTaggtataataccccatatttttgtgaagatgccacgtattttaagtgagtttaaaataccgaaaatatgtttgaattggcaacaagtgaccgaatcagtcgtagggagtaccctagagcttagatacctaaggttaaaggtatatttttttatgagtgTCTCGAGGttagatttatgacactgaaagaaatcaaatcagaaattgttttcggttaagctaagttgtagcctaaaaagaccgaatgatggtaaggggcttccgaaaaatcgtatatattgagtaattttgagttattaattttgaaattttaaatatctcgataaatttgatgtttgagggtgtaattgtaattagaaaattatccaaacgaaataaagataaaattaagagcttatgtggtaaaatattgaagttgaggacttgaaataagggccaaagtgttatttgaaagaagtttggggttttagcttggatttcaaaagatcaattcattctagttttggatttcaaaagccactcaattatggctttgagtctttggagtccatggctaagattttgacaagtggcataatgtgattggttggagaaatctataaaaagacaccatgggttcttctcaaatcattccaaccaagtttgaggagtgaagcactctaagaggaggagcttgctctagagagagagaagggagttcagcaagaaggcgggaagaaagcggcgaagaagcagcggagaacgagcctcgtcggagttgtgGGTCTTAACcggaatttgccaaaatcagtcagcaaaaaagtgaggtaagttcaattttttttgataatcctgtagagggggaagagaaggccgcgtaggttcaaatgggggccgaatcggagttaaaacgagggagatatgaccgaaataccaaaccgaggcATTGCTGTCCGAAAATCTGCTGCCAGTGCGTGAGTTACATGCACCGAAAAATGcctgcgcgtgagggcgtgtggCCCTCCTTTCCAGGGCGTGTGAGgggcttatttttctctaaattttccaTTCATACCCCTAaattaatacccttcaaccttatgtaaaaatatttgagtttaggtttactaaaacgtgtgttttctgcagaaacctaggccgtttgtaGTGAAACCATAccgtttaagagataaaccaacaaggtgagactcctatactccaaatcctattttttattctcttatgagagacttctattgcatgagacgtgtttcgtgaagttcttacacataaatgcttgttattctcttacatgaaatcatgttgcatatatgaactgtacttttctgaaaaatatatgctgttggctttttaactgttgcatttataaaattcgtgtggccatactgttgtacctatttgttgttggccgagggaaaaagtcggatatcccccgagaggcgctatgcgtgcgccatcgagaaagctctcgtggggaagaccgtgagcctaaggaacaacggatgtggtgcttgcatgagtgctatgaagtcgggccaaagtgacatggttagggacctcccgagatgcgctatgcgtgcgctattgagaaagctctcgttggaggaggctaatgTGTTCACGAGGCaattcggagtagttctcgatgtcctctcatacattttatacctgatcatgcatcgatataaactatttttggagtttctcactagaagattcatcttctaattggactatgtccctggaatattcaaacttttcagATTCGACAAgtagctctaagggaaaggctaaaggataagcttaatttactatttatagcatgtttagcatatctatgtttatgtgcgaacctttgtaattttggaaatgtttaagacgttcagttatatcttgcgagagatgatgtccatgtaattcattttgtaaacatcttgaacaattttatgataaataaagtattatggttgtgaaccatattaggttcgatctagcttccacattcgagattttaacgcctgtcttagctattcgattattgggtttgttaagctgagaaggtgtaaatttggatttttgggatattgtgtgatgtatgacagctattgtgatatgaaaaatttttatattcctgaaatcctaagttataacacgctcaagaaatttggggtgttacactaggCATGGTGGTTCTTATGGGATATGCATGCACGTGGGCCCTAATGTTGTCATCAAAGAATGTATACTATATGACTTCTGCTTCTGTTGTGTATATTAATGAAAAGCTCTTTAGAGATGTTTTTAAGTCTGCATCTATATCCATTTTCGTGAGGGCTTTCTCTAGAAATTCCTGTGTTTACGAGACTTTCAGGAACAGGTCCTTACATATATACAACTAAAAACCCTCGATAACCCAGTTCAGTTCAAGAACAAACTAAAAAACCCCTTATAATCCTCACAAGTATAGATAATTGGAAGCGAAATACACAACCTTTTAATATTTGGTTGGCCAAATTCTCAAGACACAATTAATATCAAGATGCAGTCCAATTAACAACTACATTGGGGACACCTATTGTTGTTGGcaaaatataatgattaaatttataGTACAAGAAAGTTAGGCTAAATTAGAGCTAGCCATAAAACTCAAGGTAACAACCAAGCCAGAAGAAAGGGAAAGGCCACTGTCTAGGAAACAACTTACATGATGCTCGGGAAAAAGCTCAATAGGTTTGAATCTCTTGAAAAAGCAGTTGTAGTCTCGAACAAGCAATAGTATTGTTGAAAAAAGGTGAGAAATGAAAAACTACCCAGGATAAAACTTTGTTGTTTGGGAGAGAGTAGCTTCAAGGCAAAACACTATTAGATGGCACAAGGGGACTCCTCTTACGTGAGACTTTTGATGTTTAAGTCAATGTAGGTCATAATCATTGTGCAGAAGCAGGTTAAAGGTAGTTTGGGAGAAGAAGTGTTCACTATTCCAAATGAGTAAGCATCTTAATAATGCGTTTAAGCTTAATTATGTGAGATTAGTGTCTTAATGGTGTTATTCTGCTAGAAAGTCTAAGGAGAAGATGAAGTAGACCCCCCTAAAAGAAGGGTAGGGGGTATTTATACCCCTTA encodes:
- the LOC127791457 gene encoding LRR receptor-like serine/threonine-protein kinase RGI3 encodes the protein MPPSSSLSNNPFFFFFFLSLILFSSSCSAIDAQGQTLLAWKASLKSSTDVLASWNPSDQSPCNWFGIHCNSNGDVVKISLVSVDVQGRLPSNLQPLSSLASLILSSANLTGTIPKQFGDYLELTVIDIADNSISGEIPPEICRLRKLRSLLLDGNFLEGEIPSAIGNLSSLVHFTLYDNRLSGEIPKSIGKLSNLEVFRAGGNRNIRGELPWEIGNCSNLAFLGLVETAISGSLPPSIGKLKKIQTIAIYRSQLSGPIPEEIGNCSELKNLYLHQNSVSGEIPGRIRELGNLRSLLLWQNAMVGTIPNQLGDCRELAVLDLSENLLAGSIPASFGKLSGLRELLLSDNQLSGSIPRELCNCTALNYLELDNNHLSGEIPDSIGNLKTLNLFFAWQNNLTGKIPESISECRNLEFLDLSFNNLLGPIPKQIFALRNLTKLLLLDNDFSGIIPPEIGNCSSLYRFRVNQNRLSGTVPLEIGNLTNLNFLDMSFNKFVGEIPLSISGCRNLEFLDLHSNGFSGSLPYTLPQSLQLVDFSDNLLTGPLPLSVFGSLIQLTKLNLGKNQLSGGIPAEISDCSKLQLLDLGNNGFSGEIPKELGKIPALEISLNLSWNQLAGEIPFEISGLTKLGILDLSHNKLAGNLNVLTSLQNLVSLNVSFNDFSGELPDTPFFHNLPMSNLAGNQALFIPSGVVTPADKMGALGHAKSTMKLAMTILVGVSAVLVLLAIYVLVRVRVASDGSTSVDSWEVTLYQKMEFSIDEILQSLTSANVIGTGSSGVVYRVTIGRGEPLAVKKMWSSEESGAFESEIRTLGSIRHRNIVRLLGWGSNRAMKLLFYDYLPNGSLSSLLHGAGKGGAEWELRYDAVLGVAHALAYLHHDCLPPMIHGDVKAMNVLLGPHFEPYLADFGLARIVNADNVDCSRHAERPLLAGSYGYMAPEHGLMPRITEKSDVYSFGVVLLEVLTGRHPLDPTLPGGANLVLWVRDHLRAKGNPIDILDPKLIGRPDPQMHEMLQTLAVSCLCTSVQPHDRPAMKDVAAMLKEIRHVEATRPEPDLLLKGGMAIPARNAGLQGSSSSCSLAFSEDSIQ